The genome window TGCATCCTCGACGGGAACCTCGTCTGCGACGGAGTCGTCGACCTCGTCTTCGCCGTCGACCGGAACGGAACCGGTCTTCGCGAGCTCGCGCTCACGGACCTGACGCCGTGTCAGCCGCGCTGCGCCGGAAGGCGCGCCGGCGATGCCGGAAGACGCACCGGCGATGCCGGCGGACGCACCGGCTTCGTCGTGCGACGCGGGCTCCGCTGCCGGTGCGGGTGCCGCGTCGACCTGCTCGACCGGTTCCTCTGCGCGGGGAAGCGGCGGAACGGGCGGCGCCGCGACGGCGGCCGCCGCGGCCTCCTCCGGGGTGATGACAGGCGTGGAACCAGTCAACCGGATCTCACGCAGCTGCTTACGCGTCAGCGGACCCTGATCCTGCCGATCCGATGTACTCATGCCTTGCTCCGATACAGATGATGCTTCGCGATGTATTGAACGACTCCGTCGGGGACGAGGTACCAGACCGGCTCGTCCTCACGAACCCGCGCACGGCAGGCCGTCGACGAGATGGACAGCGCCGGCACCTCCAGTTGGCTGACGTTGTCGCTCGGGAGGCCGTCAGTGCTCAGAATGTGTCCTGGACGTGAGACCGCGACGAAGTGGGCCAACTCCCACAGTTCATCATGGTCCCTCCAACTGAGAATTTGCGCTACGGCGTCGGCTCCGGTGATGAAGAAGAGTTCCGCATCGGGCCGGCTCTTCTTCAGATCACGCAGGGTGTCGATCGTGTAGGTGGGGCCCTCGCGGTCGACGTCGACCCGACTGACCGTGAACTGCGGGTTGGATGCCGTGGCGATGACCGTCATGAGATAGCGGTGCTCGCTCGGGGTGACCTCCGGCTTCTGCCAGGGGCGTCCCGTCGGGACGAAGACGACCTCGTCGAGATCGAATGAGTGCGCGACCTCGCTGGCGGCGACCAGGTGCCCGTGGTGGATGGGGTCGAAGGTGCCGCCCATCACACCGATGCGCGCCGGACGCGAGGTCGTGTCGTCCATAGGGGCCTAGTGGCCGTGCCCTGCCTCGTGGCCAGCCTTGCCGTGCTTCGCCGCCCAGGCTTCGGCCTTGGCGGAGTGACGGTTGGCGACGTTCTTGTACGACAGCGTGACGAGGCCGAGGAAAGCGAACGCGATGATCGCGATCACGCCGAAGATCAGCGTATCGAGCTGGACATTGCCGTGATGCTCGGTTTCGGCAGCGGCCATCGCGATCTGTGCGACGAGGTTCATCCTGACTCCGTTTCGTGGCTGGCGGGCATGACTCACGTGGAGCCACAGCGCCCCCTAGTCTAGCCCTCAGCCGCGGGTCTGCCCCGACCCACGCGCCAGCCATTTCGTGCTGGTCAGCTCGGAAAGCCCCATCGGCCCTCTCGCGTGCAGCTTCTGGGTCGAGATGCCCACCTCCGCGCCGAACCCGAACTCGCCTCCATCGGTGAAGCGTGTCGAGGTGTTGACCATCACCACGGCCGAGTCCACCTCGGCGAGGAAGCGCTCCGCGTTGCGCGTGTCCGTCGTCACGATCGACTCGGTATGCCCGGTGCTGTAGCGACGGATGTGCGCGATCGCGTCGTCGAGCGTGTCGACGACCTTCATCGCGATGTCGAGGCTGAGATACTCCGTCTCCCAGTCCTCCTCGGTCGCGGGGATCACGTTCGAGACGAGCCCGGCGACCATGTCGTCACCGTGGATCGCGACGCCTTCGCTCTGCAGAGCGCTCGCGACCAGCGGCACCAGCCGCGGAGCAGCCTGACGCAGAACGAGCACCGTCTCGACCGCGTTGCAGACACTGGGCCGCTGCACCTTGGCGTTCACGACGATGTCGCAGGCCCAGTCTTCCGGAGCGCTCTCGTCGAGCACGATATGCACGTTGCCTGCGCCGGTCTCGATCAC of Microbacterium sp. LWH13-1.2 contains these proteins:
- the nadD gene encoding nicotinate-nucleotide adenylyltransferase, with translation MDDTTSRPARIGVMGGTFDPIHHGHLVAASEVAHSFDLDEVVFVPTGRPWQKPEVTPSEHRYLMTVIATASNPQFTVSRVDVDREGPTYTIDTLRDLKKSRPDAELFFITGADAVAQILSWRDHDELWELAHFVAVSRPGHILSTDGLPSDNVSQLEVPALSISSTACRARVREDEPVWYLVPDGVVQYIAKHHLYRSKA